A single Cucumis melo cultivar AY chromosome 4, USDA_Cmelo_AY_1.0, whole genome shotgun sequence DNA region contains:
- the LOC103490038 gene encoding uncharacterized protein LOC103490038, which produces MDMIYMALFTPHCGNWQTQIKSTSSSTITIQKDKNPETKMDIPPPIRPEPTSDRRYLRRTTPFQSLIISLCFIFFVLVSPFHSFSFHFFKSQSPWKSLDFLSLALVLFAIACGLLSKNNGENTIHEETYRPTFTSDDSEHTHKPNPSTPDQWNGYSDRTDQILLHHPPEVAGVEYWKLSYGTNYMTNYQSLSSDSLQHCQNLKDFDDGFVSNRASRATFPVYNEEISSSFSPPQQFSVLPLIAEPPKPSSPPVKILPPGAIVEAEVERINEGDGDFEPELPGLDFQALEGDIDENEKQREEQSKETKRNNTNKKKKKMKKWQKGVENFKEFLTPQHRYNNRPSSPPPVAVHHYQTSSIIGEKKQDLPAPPESAAQKLIAVRFQNSAGEQPPFTAEESQLVTKGESTRKENAERKSTKFCESPDVNSKADTFIERFREGLKLERMNSIKEKQRKTRTSILGRKSP; this is translated from the coding sequence ATGGATATGATTTATATGGCTCTGTTCACTCCACACTGTGGCAACTggcaaacacaaattaaaagcACTTCTTCTTCCACCATTACTATTCAAAAAGACAAAAACCCAGAAACCAAAATGGACATACCGCCGCCAATCCGGCCGGAACCAACTTCCGACCGCCGCTACCTCCGTCGTACTACACCCTTTCAATCACTCATCATTTCTCTCTGTTTCATCTTCTTTGTCTTAGTTTCTCCATTTCACAGTTTCAGTTTCCATTTCTTTAAGTCTCAATCTCCATGGAAAAGTTTGGACTTCCTCAGTCTTGCTTTGGTCCTCTTCGCCATTGCCTGTGGGCTCCTCAGCAAAAACAATGGCGAAAACACAATTCATGAAGAAACTTACAGACCTACTTTTACTTCAGATGATTCAGAACATACCCACAAGCCAAATCCTTCAACCCCAGATCAATGGAATGGATATTCAGATCGGACGGACCAGATTCTTCTCCATCATCCACCGGAGGTCGCTGGAGTTGAATACTGGAAGCTCTCCTATGGCACTaattatatgaccaattatcAATCTCTAAGTTCAGATTCTCTTCAGCATTGTCAAAATTTGAAGGATTTCGATGATGGGTTTGTTTCCAACAGAGCTTCTAGAGCTACATTTCCTGTTTATAATGAAGAAATTTCCTCTTCGTTTTCGCCTCCGCAACAATTCTCTGTTCTGCCATTAATCGCAGaaccacctaagccttcttcgCCGCCGGTGAAAATTCTACCACCAGGTGCAATTGTTGAAGCAGAAGTAGAGAGAATCAATGAAGGGGATGGAGATTTTGAACCCGAATTGCCCGGACTGGATTTTCAGGCGTTGGAAGGTGACATAGACGAGAACGAGAAACAGAGAGAAGAACAGAGTAAAGAAACAAAGAGGAACAATacgaacaagaagaagaaaaagatgaagaaatggCAAAAGGGTGTTGAGAATTTCAAAGAATTTCTTACCCCACAACATCGGTACAACAATCGACCTTCATCTCCGCCGCCAGTGGCGGTTCATCACTATCAAACTTCGAGTATAATCGGCGAAAAGAAACAAGATTTGCCAGCTCCCCCAGAATCTGCGGCGCAAAAACTCATTGCTGTGAGATTCCAAAATAGCGCCGGTGAGCAACCGCCGTTCACGGCGGAGGAATCCCAGCTTGTAACGAAAGGGGAATCGACAAGAAAGGAAAATGCAGAGAGAAAGAGTACGAAATTTTGTGAGAGTCCAGATGTGAACAGTAAGGCTGATACTTTCATCGAGAGATTCAGAGAGGGTTTGAAATTGGAGAGGATGAATTCGATCAAGGAGAAACAGAGGAAGACGAGGACATCCATTTTGGGCCGTAAGAGCCCATAA
- the LOC103490036 gene encoding dihydrolipoyllysine-residue acetyltransferase component 2 of pyruvate dehydrogenase complex, mitochondrial isoform X2 — translation MLFLQLRSTPKLFRQASMVRWFSEDAQSSIDNEIWKIQGSGYKASGKGGIKNLANFNNRSQFLICQRGVSMMATSIGNPFSGSQINPARGFSSDSGLPPHQEVGMPSLSPTMTEGNIARWLKKEGDKISPGEVLCEVETDKATVEMECMEEGYLAKIICGDGAKEIKVGEVIAITVEDEEDIAKFKDYKPTSSNTGAASAPESPAPSPPKKEVVEEPVRSPEPSTVKQSPPSPAGERIFASPLARKLAEENNVPISSIKGTGPDGSIVKADIEDYLASRGKESTAHKAKDAAGAPLDYSDLPHTQIRKVTASRLLFSKQTIPHYYLTVDTCVDKLMDLRNQLNALQEASGGKRISVNDLVIKAAALALRKVPQCNSSWTDNYIRQYHNVNINVAVQTDNGLFVPVIKDADKKGLSTISNEVKKLAQKARDNTLKPEDYEGGTFTVSNLGGPFGIKQFCAIINPPQSGILAVGSAEKRVIPGSGAQEFKFASFMSVTLSCDHRVIDGAIGADWLKAFKGYIENPESMLL, via the exons ATGTTATTCTTGCAGTTGAGAAGCACTCCAAAGTTATTTCGACAAGCTAGCATGGTTCGCTGGTTTTCAGAGGATGCACAGTCCTCTATAGACAATG AAATCTGGAAGATCCAGGGTTCTGGTTACAAGGCTTCGGGAAAAGGGGGAATCAAGAACCTTGCCAATTTTAACAAT AGATCGCAATTTCTAATATGTCAAAGAGGTGTTTCAATGATGGCAACAAGTATTGGGAATCCTTTTTCTGG TTCACAAATTAATCCAGCAAGAGGTTTCTCCTCTGATTCAG GTCTTCCCCCACATCAAGAGGTTGGAATGCCTTCGCTGTCCCCTACAATGACTGAG GGCAATATTGCAAGGTGGTTGAAAAAAGAGGGTGATAAAATTTCTCCTGGGGAAGTGCTCTGTGAAGTTGAAACA GATAAAGCAACAGTAGAAATGGAATGCATGGAGGAAGGTTATCTTGCCAAGATAATTTGTGGGGATGGAGCAAAGGAAATTAAAGTTGGTGAG GTAATTGCCATTACCGTTGAAGATGAAGAGGATATAGCAAAGTTTAAGGATTATAAACCCACTTCGTCAAATACTGGTGCTGCATCTGCTCCTGAGTCCCCTGCCCCTAGCCCACCAAAGAAAGAAGTAGTTGAGGAGCCTGTTCGTTCACCTGAGCCAAGTACTGTTAAGCAGAGTCCTCCTTCTCCAGCTGGAGAGCGTATCTTTGCTAGTCCTCTGGCAAGAAAATTAGCAGAAGAAAACAAT GTGCCCATCTCAAGTATCAAAGGAACAGGTCCTGATGGGAGCATTGTGAAGGCTGATATAGAAGATTACTTGG CATCACGCGGGAAGGAATCAACAGCTCACAAAGCCAAGGATGCTGCAGGTGCACCATTGGATTACAGTGACTTGCCACATACTCAAATAAGAAAG GTTACAGCATCACGATTACTATTCTCAAAGCAAACCATTCCTCATTATTATTTAACTGTAGATACATGCGTTGACAAGCTCATGGA tttgaGAAACCAGCTCAATGCACTACAAGAAGCATCTGGTGGAAAGAGGATATCTGTCAATGACCTTGTTATTAAG GCTGCTGCCTTGGCTCTTAGGAAAGTTCCTCAATGCAACAGTTCATGGACGGACAATTATATTAGACA GTATCACAATGTGAACATTAATGTTGCAGTGCAGACTGACAACGGACTCTTCGTTCCGGTCATCAAG GATGCAGACAAAAAAGGTTTATCTACTATTTCAAACGAGGTCAAGAAACTAGCTCAGAAAGCAAGAGATAACACCTTAAAACCAGAAGATTATGAG GGAGGCACTTTTACTGTGTCTAACTTGGGAGGTCCATTTGGAATCAAACAATTTTGTGCCATAATCAACCCTCCACAGTCGGGCATTCTTGCTGTTGGATCTG CTGAGAAGAGGGTCATACCAGGATCAGGCGCTCAAGAATTCAAGTTTGCTTCCTTCATGTCTGTTACACTGAGCTGCGATCACCGCGTTATCGATG GGGCAATTGGTGCGGATTGGCTCAAAGCATTCAAGGGCTACATCGAGAATCCTGAATCAATGTTGCTGTAG
- the LOC103490037 gene encoding protein phosphatase 2C 16 has protein sequence MMEEMSPAVSLTLSLGNPKSDSSVNPGHVEFTRLKLVTDTVNLFSASSPESGSIGNGSCHDFDGLVDSVTVSQPTDSGQGIDSFWGLLPKSGTNLTVDKEDASMATLDDPDDMIEDGLFAIDGGTSINVQEVVKIGDVSNGHIVAKAIILVESGKIPTSELIVATVSPDLEVSASSELNVPAVVFQSKGAESVHKVIRNVFERDCIPLWGSVSICGRRPEMEDAIAVVPCFAKIPIKMLVGNSLLNGMGQSLTHLNSHFFGVYDGHGGPQVADYCQERIHLALAEEIKGFKQNEENGNNGENWQQDWERTFNNCFLRVDDEIEGKVGRPVSGSSGDVSDTSFEPVAPETVGSTAVVALVCSSHIIVANCGDSRAVLCRGKEPMALSVDHKPNRADEYARIESSGGKVIQWNGHRVFGVLAMSRSIGDRYLKPWIIPDPEVMFIPRAKEDECLILASDGLWDVMTNEEVCEVARRRILLWHKKHGASSLADRGTGVDPAAQAAADYLSMLALQKGSKDNISVIVVDLKAQRKFKTKS, from the exons ATGATGGAAGAGATGTCCCCTGCTGTTTCTTTGACCCTTAGTTTGGGTAATCCAAAGTCTGATAGCTCAGTAAATCCTGGCCATGTTGAATTTACACGGCTAAAGTTAGTGACAGACACGGTAAACTTATTCTCTGCATCGTCCCCTGAGTCTGGTTCTATTGGTAATGGTAGTTGCCATGATTTTGATGGTTTAGTTGACAGCGTAACTGTGTCGCAACCGACTGATAGTGGTCAAGGTATAGACAGTTTTTGGGGGTTGCTGCCAAAGAGTGGCACGAATTTGACTGTAGATAAGGAAGATGCATCCATGGCTACTCTGGATGACCCTGATGATATGATAGAGGATGGATTGTTTGCTATTGATGGCGGTACAAGTATCAACGTGCAAGAAGTCGTCAAAATCGGAGATGTTAGTAATGGTCATATCGTTGCTAAGGCGATCATCTTGGTCGAATCAGGGAAGATCCCTACTAGTGAACTTATTGTGGCAACAGTAAGCCCTGATTTAGAAGTATCTGCATCGTCGGAGCTAAACGTTCCTGCAGTAGTTTTCCAATCGAAAGGGGCAGAAAGCGTTCATAAAGTCATTCGTAATGTCTTTGAACGGGATTGTATACCCCTTTGGGGGTCCGTATCGATTTGTGGTAGAAGACCAGAAATGGAAGATGCAATTGCTGTTGTTCCTTGTTTTGCAAAGATTCCTATCAAAATGCTTGTAGGAAATAGTTTGCTGAATGGAATGGGTCAAAGTTTAACACATCTCAACAGCCATTTTTTTGGTGTTTATGATGGACATGGGGGCCCTCAG GTTGCTGATTATTGTCAAGAACGCATACACTTGGCACTAGCTGAAGAGATAAAAGGATTtaaacaaaatgaagaaaatggaAACAATGGAGAAAACTGGCAGCAGGATTGGGAGAGAACCTTCAACAATTGCTTTCTTAGGGTTGATGATGAAATAGAAGGAAAAGTTGGTAGACCAGTCAGTGGAAGCAGTGGAGATGTTTCCGATACAAGCTTTGAACCTGTTGCCCCAGAAACTGTTGGCTCTACGGCTGTTGTTGCCCTGGTCTGTTCATCACACATCATAGTTGCGAACTGTGGTGATTCAAGAGCAGTTCTATGCCGTGGTAAAGAACCCATGGCTCTATCGGTCGATCATAAA CCAAATCGCGCAGATGAATATGCTAGAATTGAATCATCTGGAGGCAAGGTCATCCAGTGGAACGGACATCGAGTGTTCGGAGTTCTTGCAATGTCAAGATCCATTG GTGATAGGTATTTGAAGCCATGGATTATTCCCGATCCAGAAGTCATGTTCATCCCTCGTGCGAAAGAAGACGAATGTCTTATTTTAGCCAGTGATGGACTGTGGGATGTGATGACAAATGAGGAAGTCTGTGAAGTAGCTCGAAGGCGAATTCTTCTTTGGCACAAGAAACACGGGGCTTCATCTCTTGCCGATCGGGGCACAGGAGTTGACCCAGCTGCACAAGCTGCAGCAGATTACCTCTCAATGCTTGCTCTCCAAAAGGGAAGCAAAGACAACATCTCTGTGATTGTAGTGGACTTGAAAGCTCAAAGGAAGTTCAAGACCAAATCTTGA
- the LOC103490036 gene encoding dihydrolipoyllysine-residue acetyltransferase component 3 of pyruvate dehydrogenase complex, mitochondrial isoform X1 has protein sequence MAYASQIINHSKKLRSTPKLFRQASMVRWFSEDAQSSIDNEIWKIQGSGYKASGKGGIKNLANFNNRSQFLICQRGVSMMATSIGNPFSGSQINPARGFSSDSGLPPHQEVGMPSLSPTMTEGNIARWLKKEGDKISPGEVLCEVETDKATVEMECMEEGYLAKIICGDGAKEIKVGEVIAITVEDEEDIAKFKDYKPTSSNTGAASAPESPAPSPPKKEVVEEPVRSPEPSTVKQSPPSPAGERIFASPLARKLAEENNVPISSIKGTGPDGSIVKADIEDYLASRGKESTAHKAKDAAGAPLDYSDLPHTQIRKVTASRLLFSKQTIPHYYLTVDTCVDKLMDLRNQLNALQEASGGKRISVNDLVIKAAALALRKVPQCNSSWTDNYIRQYHNVNINVAVQTDNGLFVPVIKDADKKGLSTISNEVKKLAQKARDNTLKPEDYEGGTFTVSNLGGPFGIKQFCAIINPPQSGILAVGSAEKRVIPGSGAQEFKFASFMSVTLSCDHRVIDGAIGADWLKAFKGYIENPESMLL, from the exons ATGGCTTACGCATCGCAAATTATCAACCATTCTAAAAAG TTGAGAAGCACTCCAAAGTTATTTCGACAAGCTAGCATGGTTCGCTGGTTTTCAGAGGATGCACAGTCCTCTATAGACAATG AAATCTGGAAGATCCAGGGTTCTGGTTACAAGGCTTCGGGAAAAGGGGGAATCAAGAACCTTGCCAATTTTAACAAT AGATCGCAATTTCTAATATGTCAAAGAGGTGTTTCAATGATGGCAACAAGTATTGGGAATCCTTTTTCTGG TTCACAAATTAATCCAGCAAGAGGTTTCTCCTCTGATTCAG GTCTTCCCCCACATCAAGAGGTTGGAATGCCTTCGCTGTCCCCTACAATGACTGAG GGCAATATTGCAAGGTGGTTGAAAAAAGAGGGTGATAAAATTTCTCCTGGGGAAGTGCTCTGTGAAGTTGAAACA GATAAAGCAACAGTAGAAATGGAATGCATGGAGGAAGGTTATCTTGCCAAGATAATTTGTGGGGATGGAGCAAAGGAAATTAAAGTTGGTGAG GTAATTGCCATTACCGTTGAAGATGAAGAGGATATAGCAAAGTTTAAGGATTATAAACCCACTTCGTCAAATACTGGTGCTGCATCTGCTCCTGAGTCCCCTGCCCCTAGCCCACCAAAGAAAGAAGTAGTTGAGGAGCCTGTTCGTTCACCTGAGCCAAGTACTGTTAAGCAGAGTCCTCCTTCTCCAGCTGGAGAGCGTATCTTTGCTAGTCCTCTGGCAAGAAAATTAGCAGAAGAAAACAAT GTGCCCATCTCAAGTATCAAAGGAACAGGTCCTGATGGGAGCATTGTGAAGGCTGATATAGAAGATTACTTGG CATCACGCGGGAAGGAATCAACAGCTCACAAAGCCAAGGATGCTGCAGGTGCACCATTGGATTACAGTGACTTGCCACATACTCAAATAAGAAAG GTTACAGCATCACGATTACTATTCTCAAAGCAAACCATTCCTCATTATTATTTAACTGTAGATACATGCGTTGACAAGCTCATGGA tttgaGAAACCAGCTCAATGCACTACAAGAAGCATCTGGTGGAAAGAGGATATCTGTCAATGACCTTGTTATTAAG GCTGCTGCCTTGGCTCTTAGGAAAGTTCCTCAATGCAACAGTTCATGGACGGACAATTATATTAGACA GTATCACAATGTGAACATTAATGTTGCAGTGCAGACTGACAACGGACTCTTCGTTCCGGTCATCAAG GATGCAGACAAAAAAGGTTTATCTACTATTTCAAACGAGGTCAAGAAACTAGCTCAGAAAGCAAGAGATAACACCTTAAAACCAGAAGATTATGAG GGAGGCACTTTTACTGTGTCTAACTTGGGAGGTCCATTTGGAATCAAACAATTTTGTGCCATAATCAACCCTCCACAGTCGGGCATTCTTGCTGTTGGATCTG CTGAGAAGAGGGTCATACCAGGATCAGGCGCTCAAGAATTCAAGTTTGCTTCCTTCATGTCTGTTACACTGAGCTGCGATCACCGCGTTATCGATG GGGCAATTGGTGCGGATTGGCTCAAAGCATTCAAGGGCTACATCGAGAATCCTGAATCAATGTTGCTGTAG